A single Iodidimonas sp. SYSU 1G8 DNA region contains:
- the coaE gene encoding dephospho-CoA kinase (Dephospho-CoA kinase (CoaE) performs the final step in coenzyme A biosynthesis.), with the protein MILIGLTGSIGMGKSETARMFRREGVPVYDADAAVHALMRRGGAAVAPVEAAFPGVVKDGAIDRPELGKRVFGKPEELRKLEKIIHPLVGQAQRRFLQAAQRRGERLVVLDIPLLFETGGDRYVDVSVVVSAPAAVQRKRVLARPGMTAERLDQVLKLQTPDAIKRRKADFIVPSGLGKAFARRAVRRIIAQVQHRSGLVWPYRILTRRARK; encoded by the coding sequence ATGATACTGATCGGCCTGACGGGCTCCATCGGCATGGGGAAATCGGAAACCGCGCGCATGTTTCGGCGCGAAGGCGTCCCTGTCTATGACGCCGACGCGGCGGTTCATGCACTGATGCGCCGTGGCGGCGCCGCGGTCGCGCCTGTGGAGGCCGCCTTTCCCGGCGTGGTCAAGGATGGCGCCATCGACCGGCCCGAGCTCGGCAAGCGTGTCTTCGGCAAGCCCGAGGAACTGCGCAAGCTCGAGAAGATCATCCATCCGCTTGTCGGTCAGGCCCAGCGGCGGTTTCTGCAGGCGGCGCAGCGGCGCGGAGAAAGGCTCGTCGTGCTCGATATCCCGCTGCTGTTCGAAACCGGCGGCGACCGCTACGTCGACGTGTCCGTCGTCGTCTCGGCGCCGGCCGCCGTGCAGCGCAAACGCGTGCTGGCGCGCCCGGGCATGACCGCCGAACGCCTCGATCAGGTGCTGAAATTGCAGACACCTGACGCGATCAAGCGGCGTAAGGCTGACTTCATCGTCCCCTCGGGCCTTGGCAAGGCCTTTGCCCGCCGGGCCGTGCGGCGTATCATTGCCCAGGTCCAGCACCGGTCCGGCCTCGTGTGGCCGTACCGCATCCTGACGCGGCGGGCACGCAAATGA